The Leucobacter viscericola sequence CCGTCGTTCATGTTGACGTTGTCGCGCATGAACTCAAGGGCATATTCACCGTCCCAGACACCAGCGCCGTCGGGTCGCTGCTTGCCGAGGTGCACACCGATGTCGAGCACCACGCGTGCCGCGCGCATCCGCTGCCCGTCGAGCATGCCGAGGCGGTCGGCGGGATCATCGAGGTACCCCAGCTGCTCCATCAGGCGCTCGGCGTACAGCGCCCAGCCCTCGGCGTGACCCGAGGTGCCGGCGAGCTGCCGACGCCACTCATTGAGCAGGCCACGGTTCACAACGGCCTGACCGATCTGCAGGTGGTGGCCGGGAACACCCTCGTGAAACACGGTCGTCAACTCACGCCAGGTATCAAACTCGGTAACCCCCTCGGGCACCGACCACCACATGCGACCCGGGCGCGAGAAGTCGTCAGCGGGGCCGGTGTAGTAGATGCCGCCCTCTTGCGTGGGAGCGATCATGCACTCGAGCGTGCGAATTTCGGCGGGGATGTCGAACTGAGTCTCACCCAGCTCCGCAACCGCACGGTCGCTGGTCTCCTGCATCCAGCGCTGCAACGCGTCGGTGCCGTGCAGTTTACGCGCGGGGTCGTTTTCGAGCAGGGCAATCGCTTCAGCAATGATCCCGGGACCGGGTTTACCTCCCGGCACAATCTCGGCGGCAATCCGCTGCTGCTCCTCGACCATGCGTGCAAGCTCTTCGATACCCCACTCGTAGGTCTCATCGAGGTCAACGCGCTTGCCCAAAAAGCCCTCTGATGCCCGCTCGTAACGCTCGCGTCCAAACGCGTCCGCTTCGGGGGCGTGCGGCGCGACCTCACGGTCCAAGAACTCCGCGAGTTCGGCGTAGGCGCGCTCAGCACCCTTCGCAGCTTCCGCAAGATCCTGCGCCAAAGACGCAGGCACACCACTGGCTCTCGCGGCCAGCGTGGAAAAGGTGCCGCTATCGGCGGAGCCGCCCGATCCTGCAGTCCGTCGCGACTGCTCAGACACCTCCCGCAACTGGCGGATCGCCGGGACAAGCCCGCGCGCAACACCCTGCGCAAGCGAAGCCCGGTACCCCTCGAGCGAGGCCGGAACGGCGCTCAGGCGCTCAGCAATCACGCTCCAGTCTTGTTCGGAGTCGGTCGGCATGAGATCAAAGATGTCTCGGATCTGCTGCGGGGGTGATTCAAGCACGTTGAGGTCACGCAGGTGTTCGCCAGCCTCGTAGCTCTCGATTCCGTGCCGCAGCTCTGCAGAGAGATCAGCCTGCGTTACCGCGTCAACAGCGTCGGCGACCGGTGCCGCGAGGAGCGCGTCGAGCGTCGTTCGCTCGGCCTTCGCGAGCGCCGCCGCTCCCTCAGGCGAGTAATCAGGAAGCCGATTGTTAGCTTCGCTACGACCGATGTACGTTCCAAGGGTGGGCGCGAGGTCAACGAGGGTGTCGACCCAGGCCTCTGCGGCGGCATCGATAGGGGTACGTGTGCGTGGTGCGGTCATGCCTCTACCCTATTAGGGATAGGATGATAGGGATCGGCGCTCGGCGCCAACATCATCAGGTACCGCGAGGAGACAACGTGAAGATCCGCACCCGCATCGCAACTGCTGTGACCGTAGCTCTCGCTTCGGTGTTTGTTGCAGCACCCGCATTCGCTACCACTGGCGACGTCCAGTTCTCGTACGCGGGCGATCCGCTGAACGTCGTTGCGATCTCCATCGTGGGCGTCATCCTGCTCGCGATCGTGCTGATCGGCTCGACACTCATCGGCAACCTCTTCGAGAAGAAGAAGTAACCTCGAGAACTTCAAAGGGCGGTGCTGATCCGAAAGGATCGGCACCGCCCTTTTTGTGTGAACGTGTCGCTGCCAGCGAGTGTATCCGCCTCAGCACCAGCCAGCTGCTACCGCACCACGCGGAACCCGCCGACCTCCGCGTCAACCGCCCCGCGCACGTACCCGGTCGGCGATGCGGCGACAGCCCGCAGGAACGCAACGGTTTCGGCTGTGACCTCTTCGCCTGGAATCAGGTTCGGAATTCCGGGTGGGTAGGCGGCGAGGGTGTCAGCCGAGACGCGGCCGACCGCGTGCTCAAACGAGACAACCTCGCTCTCACCAAAGTAGGCCTCACGAGGCAGCATACGGAGCATGCCCGGAGCGGGGAGCGCGGGGAAGGCCTCGAGAGAGACCTCTTCAGTCGCGGCTTCTCGCAGTGCCTCCGCCTCAGCGACGACAGCCATGAGCGCGTCCATAAAACGGTCAAGGTTCGGCGCGTTGAGCGCACCAATCACGGCGACAACTGACGTCGCGGTCGACATCTCTAGGTAGACACCGTGCTGCTCGATCATGCGGTTGCGCACCCAGTGGCCACTTTGCCCGAGTCCCGAGACGTCAATCGGCACACGAAGCACGTCAGTGTGCACGATATCCGGGAACTGTCCAAAATCGTCACTGATGATGGAGAAGCGCGAATCTGCACGCAGTCGCTCACGCATCTCGGCCGCGATCTTCATGGCCTCGCCGATTCGATCCTGGCCCGTGACGAGCGCCTGCCTGGCCACGTCGAGCGATCCCATCAGAATGGCACTCGCAGAGGTTGAGGAGGTCATCGAATAGGCGCGCTCGACCAGCGGCTCAAGTCGCTCAGCAAAGGGCCCTTCTCCGAGGTGCAGCATCGCGGACTGCGTCAGCGATCCGGCGAGCTTGTGGGTGCTTGAGATGACGAGGTCGGCGCCCAGGCGAGCTGGCGACTCGGGCAGCTCCGGGTGGAATCCAAAGTGCGCCCCCCAAGCGCCGTCGACGATGAGCGCTGCGCCGTGTGCGTGCGCGACCGCGGCGAGACCGGCAACATCGGCCACTGAGCCGAAGTAACTCGGCGAAACCGCGTAGACACTCGAAACAGCGCGGCCAGCCTCGGCCTCGGCCGTGAGTGCCTCGTTCAGGGCGTCCGGTGTGAGCCCGTGAGCAATCCCGTGCTGCAGATCAACCGTCGGAGACACAAAGGCCGGGTTCAGCCCTGAGAGCAGCACACCGTCTGTGAAGCTGGAGTGCGAGCTGCGCTGAATAAGCACTCGCTCCCCCAAGCCACGAACCGCGATTGCGGCGGTGCGGTTGCCCTGCGAGGCGCCGTTCGTGAGAAACCAGGTGCGCTTCGCTCCCCAGGCCTCGGCGGCGAGAGCCTGGGCTTCTCTGAGTGGAGAGTCATCACCCAGATCGATACCCTCGAGCATCAGCGGGGCATCCAGCTCGGCGACGCGGGCCCCAAAGAGGTCGACGATGTGCCGCGATCCATGATCCGGATCGTTGCCGTGGCCCGGCACCATGAGCGACAGCGGCGCAGAATCACCAAACCGGATAAGAGCCTCCGCGTAGGGCGCGCGCTGTTGCGCTGCCGAGACGGGGTGGGACAGCGGGCTCGAGGAAGCCCCCACGGTTATCGCGGCCATGGCGGGGCCTTCGGAGCCATGGTTACCTGCTGAGCCCTGGTCGCCCCCAAAATGAGGCGCACTGGTGTCTTGATGAAGCATGAAGTAAGAATGCCCGTATCAAGGCCGAAACAGAACCCCTTATTGCGCTCTCGGGAACCATATAGAGTATTGAACAGTTATGGTGGATACACCGTCCTCGTTCCATACCACGTTAGGTTCGCTCGTGATCGATCTTCGCCAGTTACAAGCACTCAGCGCGGTTGCTGCTGAAGGATCCGTGGCCCGCGCAGCGACGCGCCTCGGCTGGAGCCAGCCCACGGTCGATTATCACCTGCGCAACCTCGATCGACTCGTCGGTGCCGACCTGACAACTCGCAGCACACGCGGCAGCAAACTCACGACCGCCGGTGCGCTCATGCTTGAGCGGGGAGAAGAGATACTGGGCCTCGCGGATCGCGCACTCACCGACGTGCGCGACCTCTCAAAGCTGGGGAGGATCCGGCTCCGCTTTGGCACTTTTCCCACCGCCGCTGCTCGCCTACTGCCCGGTATCGCGGCACGAACTGCCGAGCTGGGCATCGAGCTCGACACCATGCTCGAAGAGCTCACGCCACTGGTCACGCGAGTGAACCAGCGCACACTCGACGCGGCGCTCGTCTACGCAGCGGGCGGCTACCAGCTCCCCTTCCGAGCCGAGGTGCACACCACACACCTCTTCACCGACCCGATGCTCCTTGCGCTCCCCTCCACCCACCCGGCAGCAAAACATCAGAGCTTCAACCGCGAAGATTTCCTGTCGCTCTCGAACGACAACTGGGTGACCGGCTCGACTCCGGGCGACACACTAGACGACCTGGTGAGGGAGGCATTCCAGGCAGACGGCCACAAGGTGAACGTCGCGATCCGCACCGACGACTATTCCGTTGTGCTCGGACTCGTGGCCGCGGGCATGGGGGTCGCCCTCGTACCGAGCCTCGCGACCAATAACCCCCCGGAGGGTGTGGCGCTTCGCCCGATCGAGGATCCGCGCTTCACCCGCGAGCTTCTGCTCGCGGCGCCCGCGGGGCCGGGCGGTCCCTCGGCGGCCGTGCGTCAGCTCGCCGAGGTCGTGCGCCGCTCAATTACAGCTCTTGGCTAGAGGCCTCAACCGGCGCTGAGTCTCGCACGAAGAAGGCGATCACAACACCAATCGTTGCCGCGACTCCCCCGATCAGGAACGCAGCTCGGGTTCCCTCGGCGAGTGCGTGCGCGTCCACGGCCTCGGGCGATCCCGCAGCACTCGTGGAGACAATCGTCATGACGGTCACAAACAGCGCGGTTCCGGCGGCGCCGGCCACCTGCTGCACCGTGGCAATCGTTGCGCTGCCGTACGAAGCAAGCTGCTGCGGCAGTGAACCGAGAGACACCGTAAACAGCGGCGTGAACACACCCGCAAGTCCCAGGCTCAGCAGCAGGTGCGTCGCGAGCACCTGCCAGACGGAGGTGGTGTCGGTGAACAGTCCCATGCTCCACAGCGCAATGGCTGTGAGGATCGTTCCAGGGATCAGCACGAAGCGAGCGCCACGGTTGTCGACCATACGCCCGACGATCGGACCCATCAGGCCCATCAGCAGGCCACCCGGAAGCAGCAGCAAACCTGTCTCGAGTGTGTTGTGGCCGAGCACGTTCTGCACGTAAATCGGCAGCAGAATCAGCGAGCCGAACAGCGCCATCGCGCTGAACACAAAGAGCACTACCGAGAGCGCGAATGGCCGCGAGTGGAACGTGCGCAGATCGAGCAGTGCGCGATCCTGCTTCTGCAGCAACAGCTGCCGCCAGATAAAGGTTCCGAGCGCGAGGCCACCAACCACCAGCGGAATCCACGGCTGGATCATGGCATCACCGTTCGCGGCCGATCCGATCTGGCTGAGCCCGTACACAATGCCGCCGAATCCGAGAGCCGACAACACAACGGAGAGTGCGTCGATCCTCGCCTTACGCTGCTCGCCGACGTTCGGCATGCGCAAGATACCAAGCAATAGCGCCACCAGCGCGATCGGCAGCACCACAATAAACAGCCAGCGCCAGTCGAGCACCTGCAGAATCAAGCCCGAAAGTGTCGGACCGAGCGCGGGAGCAACTGAGATGACGATCGAGATGCGCCCCATCAACCTGCCGCGCTGGTTATCGGGCACCAACGTCACAACCGTGGTCATGAGAAGCGGCATCATGATTGCCGTGCCACACGCCTGCACCACACGCCCAATGACGAGCACACCGAACCCCGGCGCGGCGGCCGCGATCAGAGTGCCGAGCGAGAACAGCGTCATCGCGGTGATGAACAGCGTTCGAGTGGTCACGCGCTGAATGAGCATGCCGGTGATCGGAATCACGACGCTCATGGTTAGCAGGAACGCGGTCGTCAGCCACTGGCCCGCCGAAGCGGTGATGTGCAGGTCTTCCATCAGTCGCGGCAGAGCGACACCCATGACGGTCTCGTTCAGAATCACCACAAAGGCGGAGATGAGCAGCAGCCAAATGGCGAGCTGTTCGCGCGCACCAAACACCTTATCGGTGGGTGAACCTGAGGGTTGAGAAGAGCCATCGGCGGATTTAGACATAAGGTTTCAATCTTAGCCCAGCTGGCCCGCCGAGATAACCCGCCCTACTCGAAAGGATCGCGCAGGCGACTCAAGAATTCGCGAGTCTCTTCGCGTTCCGGATTCTCGAAGATCTGCTCGGGGGTTCCCGACTCGATGATCACACCGTCTTTGAGGTAGACCACGCGGTCAGCAACACGACGAGCGAACGACATCTCGTGCGTGGCCATCATGATGGTTGAACCAGCGGCCTTCAACTCGCGCACCAGGTCGAGCACCTCACCGACCAGCTGAGGATCAAGCGCGCTCGTAATCTCGTCGAGCAGCAGAAGTTCGGGATCCGTTGCAATCGCACGCGCAATCGCCACACGCTGCTGCTGACCGCCAGACAGGCGATCCGGAAACTCCTTCGCCTTATCTGCCAGACCAATACGCTCGAGCAGGGCGAGCCCGGTGCGCTCGGCATCGGCGCGAGAGGTGCCAACGACCTTACGAGCCGCGAGCGTGACGTTGTCGATCACGTTCATGTGCGGGAAGAGGTTGTAGTGCTGAAACACCACGCCGATCCGCGCCCGCACGGCATCAACCTTCACTCGCGGGTCCGTAATGTCTTCGCCAGCGAGCAGAATCCGGCCGTCATCGACCTGCTCCAGCAGGTTGACGGTCTTCAGCAGCGTGGACTTGCCCGATCCTGAAGCACCGATCAGCACAACAACCTCGTGGCGATCAACGGTCAGGTTGATCCCGCGCAGCACCGGCTGATCGCCGAAGCGCTTGTACACATTCTCCAGTTCGAGAACCGGTGCGATGGTTTGAGTAGCCGCGGTCATACCGTTCCCCCGATCTGCTCGCGCTTCTGCGCACGCGCGGTCATCCAGTCGGTCAGTCGAATGAACGGCCACGACAGCAGCACAAACAGAATTCCGGCCAGCACGTAGGGCGTGAAGTTGTAGCTCGACGCGACCTCAATCTGCGCTGCGCGCACGGCGTCGACCGCACCCAGTACCGAGATCAGGCCAACGTCCTTCTGCATCGACACGAAGTCGTTCATCAGCGCGGGCGTCACTTTTCGCACCGCCTGCGGCAGCACAACGATCCGCAGCGTCTTGCCGTGGCTCAGACCGAGCGAGCGAGCCGCGAGTCGCTGCGAAGGGTGCACGGCGTCGATGCCCGCGCGCAGCACCTCAGCCACGTAGGCCGAGTAGCACAGGATCAGCGCGATCGTGCCCCAAAACTGCGCCGGCATGCGGCCAGTCAGCTCCAGACCCGGGATGCCGAAGCCCACCAGGTACAACACCAGCAGCACGGGAATGCCCCGGAAGATGTCGGTGTAACCCGCGGCGAGCAAGCGGAGCGGGGTGAAGACGGGCCCCTTGAGCGTGCGGGTCACCGCGAGCAGCGTGCCGAGGATCGCCACACCAATCACCGCGGCAAACAGCACCTGGATGTTGAGCCAGAGTCCCTCGATTACGCGCGGGAACGCGTCAATGGCAACGGCCGGGTCAAAGAAGGTCTCGCTCACCCGGCTCCACCCGGGACTGTTGACCAGAATGACCGCGATCACCGCGGCAAAGACAAGCGTGCTGAGCACGCTTACAAGAATCGACCGTCGCTTGCGTGTGCGCCGGAAGGCCCGGCGCTCAAGCTCAATCGTGCTGACGGAATCGATCACTTGAGAACGGGCGCGCCCTGGTCAGCGATCCACTCGGCCTGGAGCTTGTCGAGCGTGCCGTTCTTGCGGAGCGTGTCGATTGCCTTCGAGACATCTGCAGTCAGCTGGGAATCCTTCGGCAGCACAAACGCGAACTCGTCGCCGCCCTCCTTCGAGTCGAGCTGGCCCACGATCACACCGTTCTCGAGCTGCGCGTCACGCACGTAGAACGCGCCCGGCAGGTCGGTGACCATTGCGTCGATGGTGCCGTTCTGCAGCGCCGCAACCGTGTCGTCGACCGAGTTGAACACCTGCAGCTGCTGGGTCGGCGCGATCACGTCTTCGGCGACCTTGAGCGATGTGGTGCCCGAGGCAACGCCGATTGCGGCATCCTTCAGGTCGGCAATGTTCTTCGCCTTTGCAGCTTTGGTGCCAGCGGCGGCAACCACGGCCTGCGTCGTCTCGTAGTACGGTGACGAGAAGTCGACGGCCTTTTCGCGCTCGGGGCTCACGGAAAACTGCTGAACGTTGAGGTCAAAATCCTTCGGCCCCGGCGCAATCGCCGCGTCAAACGTGGTGCGAACCCACACAACATCGCTCTTCTTGTAACCGAGCTCCTCAGCAACCGCGTACGACACAGCGGCCTCGAATCCCTTGCCACTCGCGGGGTCGTTGTCGAGCACCCAGGGTGCGTAGGCCGGCTCGCCCGTGGCGATCGTCAGCTTGCCCTTTGTAACGTTCGTGGGGCCTTCGCTGCCAGTATCACCGCTGGTGCAACCGGAAAGTGCGAGGATCGCAGCGGCGCCGACAGCAATGACGGCGGCAAGACGAGACGTGCGTGACATGTGTACTCCTTGAAACTGAGGTAGAGCAGTGCGCGGGCTTCTCCCGAAAAGCCGTTCTCTAGTGTAACTGTGACTCGGGATCGTGCGCGCAACGTGTGACCGAGCGCGCAACGCAGCGTCACACGACTCGGTAGCGTTCAACCCCCGCGATGATCGTGCGAACAGCCCGGCCCGCACCGTCTTCAACGAGGTCGGCGAGGGCAACATCGGGATCCTTCGCGGGCACATCGAAGAAAGCAAGATCCGCGACCGCCCCCACACCAAGCTGTCCGATGCGATCCGGGCCAACGTGCAGGCCAAGCGCGGCTGCCCCACCGAGGGTTGCGGCGATGAACAGTCGCTGATGCAGGTCTGCCGCGTGGTAACCCTGATCCCGAGCCACGCGGTACAGCATGCCAACATCGGCGAGCAGGTCGAGTGATGGCGAAGACGACAGTGAGTCAGTGCCGACCGCGATGGGGTTGCCCTCGCGCAGGTAGTCGGCAACGGGTGGCATATCGAGACCAATAACCTCGTTGGATCGCGGACACAGCGCCACGCTCGTGCCGCGGGCACGCAGCAGCGCACGATCCTCGGCGTTCACGTACACGCCGTGGGCGATGTGGCAGTCCGGGCCGAGCACCCCGAGGTGATCGACGAACTGGGTCGACGAGACGCCAATGCCGTGCGAGCGCAGGGCGCGGAAGCTGTCGGCGCCGAGTTCTGGCCAGGAGCCGTGACCGGCAGGCCCCGCGTACCCGTCGATGCCGTCGAACTCGCGCTCCATGTGCGCCTCGGCGAGGTGAATGTGCAGGCGCAGTCCCTCCTCGCGCACGATGTCGGGGATCTCAAGCAGCGGCTGCACCTCAAGCGAGTAGGGAGCGTGCGGCGAGACGCCGGCTCCGGGTGGCGTCGGAATGCTGCGGATCTGCGCGCGCACCTCTTCCCGCGCCTCACGGCTCCAGTCGGCGTTGCTCTTACCGTAGACCTCCCAGTAGGCGATGCCGTGCATGCCTGCGTCATGGAGGGCACTCAACGCGGCCTGGTCGGTCACTACGTCAGCGGCGGCGGTGACACCGGCCGCGAGACTGAGCCGTGCACCCTCCGCGGCGGCCGCAGCCCAGTCGTGCCCGCTCTTCTCGTAGGCCACGTCGAAGGCGTCACCCCAGTCGTCAAAACCGCGATAGTTGCGCGTTGCCACCTCGGCCATGTGTGTGTACTGCAGGTGCGTGTGGGCGTTTACCAGCCCGGGAGCCAGCACGCCGTCCCAGTGCTCCTCTTCAAACGTCACACCGCGGGCGGCGAGTGTCTCGGTAACCCACTGCCTGTCGCCAACGTGCAGAATCCGCCCGTCTTGCACCGCCACGGCGCCGTCGGCAATGCGGGGGCTGGTCACTGGAAAAACTAGGGCGGCGCTGTAGACAGTGACCTGCGAATCGTTACTCACTCTGACAAGTCTAGATGGCGCGGTAGCGGTGAACCTGCCAGGGCTGGGCTGCCCCACCCGGCCTGGCCGACGTGGGGGCAGGATCTGCCGATCCACCCCTAAATGTCAGTGCCGTTCGGGCAACCAGATCTTCGTCAGCCGTGAGGATCGGATGCACGCCCGGCGCAAGATCCTCGCCCATGAGCCGGATGAGCGCCGCAAGCTGAGTCGCAAACGAGAGATCCATCACCTCGATCGGATTGCCCTCAGAAGCGGAATAGTTCACACCGCCTCCCCCCGCGAGCACGATGACCCCGCGGTCTGCTCCCGGGCTGATCCACTCGGCGGAGTGTTCACTTCGAGCCTCAACCCGCCAGCCCGCGGCCGCGAGGTCGTCAATGGCGAGCTCATCGTCAATTCCGCCCGCGACGGCCACAACGGCTCCCGCGCGCAGCAGCTCAAAACCAGCGGCGGTGACGGTGTGCCACACACCAGTAGCGCTCACAACAACATCGGCGGTCGGCAGCGCTTGCTCTGTGCTCCCGGCCTCAAATCCATCGTGGAGCGCGGAAAGCGCGCGCACCGGATCTCGCTCGACCACGGTCACGTGGGCGCCAAGAGCGGCCGCAAACCGGGCGACCCCTACCCCGACGGGGCCATACCCGATAACAACCCAGCGAGCGCCCGAAATTGCTCCGTAGGGGCTGCCCGTTGCCACCGCGTGCGCTTCAAGCGCGTCCGCGATCGCAAAAACGCAAGACTGACCCGTGCCAATCAGGTTGTCAAAATCCATCTTGGTGCGCGCGTTGTTCACCGCGATGACGGGGATCCGCAGACTCCCCTCGTCCACCATTTCGAGCAGTGGGCGCACCCCACTCGTTGTTTCTTCCGCTGCACCACGCAATCGCAGCAGCGCCTCGGCACGCTCCGTGTGTGCGAGTCGAATCAGGTGCGAGCCATCGTCGATCAGGTAGTCGGCACCCCAGTCGAGCACCGCAGCCGCATGCTCTGCATCGATGCGGGCCTGCTCACGAGCATCGGCTTGCGCGTCACCGCTAGAAATTGGCGCAAACACTGCGACTCTGCCATCGTCGGCAACCGCGCGCGCAACTTCGGGATCGGTCTCGCTCACGGCACTAAATAGCGCAACCTCACAGCCGGCATCCGCGAGCGCAAACGTGAGGGCCGCCGTTTTCGGTTCAAGCACCAGGCTAACCGCGATGCGCGGAGGTGCGAGAGTTTCTCCGCGTTGTTTCTGCAGCTCGCCAAGCAGAGTTGCGAGGTATGCAGTCACAGGCATGCCCTGCGCAGCCCAGTTGATTCGCCGTTCGGCGCTCTCGCCGCGAAACGAGCGCACCTCACCAGAGAGAGCCACCGTTACGGGCGGTAGCACGCGAGCCCCGTCGTGGAGCTTCCCCTCGGCGTCAAGCTCATCAACAAACTCAAACTCTGCGACAGCCGCGTCGTCGGTGAGTCTTGCACCCATCCGGGCAAGCACGATCTCGCATTCACGCTGCTGTGCAGGATCAGCCAGACGCACCCTAGCGCGACCGCCAGAAAGCAGACGGTTGCCCGCCCGCGCCGCCGCACGAACCGCCCGCTCGATCTTCAATGCGGATACTTCGTGCGGCTCAGTCACTGGAGTCCTTCGTTGGCTTGGCGTCTTTTTTCGACTTTTGTTGTTCGGCCCACTGCGTGCAGGCGAGTTCAGGATCGGCGGGAAGCCCCAGCGATGCGCGGGCTTCTGCTGCCGCGACACCAATGTCTTCTCTGTCCTGCCAGGTATAGACAACGGCGTCCTTCGCGGGGAGTTTCGCAACCTTGAGTGCCTGCTTTTGGTCAGCCAGCAGTGTGTCTCTGACCTCGGCAATGTGGGCCTTTGCCTCTTCAGGCCAGGCTTGATCCTTCGGGGCAAGCTGCTTGGCAGCCGTTGCGCTCGCCTCGGCAACACCCTGCATCGAAGCCGCAAACGCCTTGGAGTTTGAGCCACCCCTGCCAACAACAAGTCGGAGCCGGTCAAGTTCATAGTCAGCGCTGTCCCAGGCCTCATTGATCGGGCACACCGCGTCCAGGTACACCCCGCCGGCCCTACTGGCCGTGAGCACCTCGGGCTTTTGGGGTTTGGGATCTTGCGCGGCGCAACCGGCAGTCAGCGCAATCGCCACGATAACGACGGCGCCTGATCCACGACGCAACAAATTTCCCACACCCTCGAGGATAGTCTGCCCTGCTTCACCCCAGTCATTTCTGCGCCCAAAAAGGAATCCCGGCCTGACGAAGGTCAGACCGGGATTCCTTTCAGACCGCTGCCACTCTCACGAGCGCGTAGCGGGTTGATGCACTAACTGGCGGAGCGTGCGTTCCGCTTACGGCGCAGCGCAACAGCGCCGAGCACCATGAGAGCGAGAGCAGCCGCGGCGATTGGACCGGCAGCCGGAGCTCCCGTTTGCGCCAGCGTCTCGTCAGTGTTTGACGTGCCGTTTGTCGGGACCGTTGTGGTCGGCGGAGTGACCGGGGGTGTTGTTGGAGGTGTGGTCGGCGGCACCGGCGGAGTCGTCGGCGGCACGACGGGAGGAGTCGCTGCCGTTACGGCGGTGCTCACATCGTTGCCCTTCAAGAACCCAAGCGCGGTTCCCAGGTAGTAGGTGTTGTCGATCTTGTCACCGTCTACCGTCTTATTGGTGTCAACCCCAACCGAAATCTTGACCTTGTCTCCGGTCATCAGGTCGGCGCAGTCCACACGAACCACGTTGGTTTCGGCCTTCACGGTTGGCACGCACTTAGCGTTGTCAGACACGACCGATTCAGGCTTGATGGGCAGGCGCGAGTCGATGGTATCGCTCACCCAGAAGCTTGTAGCGTCTTTCGTTGCGGTGAAGTCAAAGCTGTAGTTCAGAGCATCACCCGGGTGGATGCTGTCTTTGTCGACCGACTTCACCGTGTCAACGGATGCAGCAGAGATGCGGTACGGCGTCTGCCAGGTTCCAATTTCGTTGACCGTGTTGGCATCCATTTGATCCCAGGTAACGGACGTTTTGCCCAGGAAATCGGGGAACCCGGAAATTTCGGAGGGCATGTTCTCAACCTTTTGGTTGTACACAAGGAACAGCTTCGAGTCGCGGGGCAGACTGTCGAGGTAGTACTCGATGTGGGTCTGGTTGGTCGCGGGGTCGGTCGAAATGCGAACCTCGTAGTTTCCGAGCGGATCGCCGTAGTTTCCACCGACCTCGGTGAACTGGCTCGAGATAACCGTAATGCCGGGAATGTTGGGCAGGTTCGGCTGCGTAAGATCGATCTTCTGGATCGCGAACATCAGACCGGACGCGGTGGCCGCCATCACTGGCTTGTCAGCCTTGAACACGCTGTTCTGGTACGGCAGCGTCGCATCGACGCGCACACCCGTGGGGTCAACCGTTCCACTCATCATCGCGGGGTTGATGCTGGTGCGAATGATGTTCTGGTTCGCGTTCATCAGGTCGATCGTGCCGATGCCCTGCTTTTCGTTAAAGGTCACCGACTCCCGGTCGCCTGACTGGTGAGCAGCAGCCACTTCGGCTCCGCCATCGGCATACTTGCCGTTGTCAACGGAAGTATTGATAACCGTTGGCTTTGTGCCCGGAATCTTGACTGACACGTGCTTGGTGTCGACAAGCGCACCGTCGTTCATGACGGTGATGGGCAGGTCGTTCATGACCGTATTCACTCGCAGTCGCGATGTCTCGAAGTACAGGGTCGATGGGTACTCGTGCGCACCGCTTGCAGGAACCGTCTGGTAGCTGACGCGGTAGAAGCTGCCGTCCCAGTTGTCACCATCGGTGTCGGTGTCGAATGCGCGACCCACAAGCGTGATCTGC is a genomic window containing:
- a CDS encoding amino acid ABC transporter ATP-binding protein; this translates as MTAATQTIAPVLELENVYKRFGDQPVLRGINLTVDRHEVVVLIGASGSGKSTLLKTVNLLEQVDDGRILLAGEDITDPRVKVDAVRARIGVVFQHYNLFPHMNVIDNVTLAARKVVGTSRADAERTGLALLERIGLADKAKEFPDRLSGGQQQRVAIARAIATDPELLLLDEITSALDPQLVGEVLDLVRELKAAGSTIMMATHEMSFARRVADRVVYLKDGVIIESGTPEQIFENPEREETREFLSRLRDPFE
- a CDS encoding amino acid ABC transporter permease, whose product is MIDSVSTIELERRAFRRTRKRRSILVSVLSTLVFAAVIAVILVNSPGWSRVSETFFDPAVAIDAFPRVIEGLWLNIQVLFAAVIGVAILGTLLAVTRTLKGPVFTPLRLLAAGYTDIFRGIPVLLVLYLVGFGIPGLELTGRMPAQFWGTIALILCYSAYVAEVLRAGIDAVHPSQRLAARSLGLSHGKTLRIVVLPQAVRKVTPALMNDFVSMQKDVGLISVLGAVDAVRAAQIEVASSYNFTPYVLAGILFVLLSWPFIRLTDWMTARAQKREQIGGTV
- a CDS encoding adenosylhomocysteinase — translated: MTEPHEVSALKIERAVRAAARAGNRLLSGGRARVRLADPAQQRECEIVLARMGARLTDDAAVAEFEFVDELDAEGKLHDGARVLPPVTVALSGEVRSFRGESAERRINWAAQGMPVTAYLATLLGELQKQRGETLAPPRIAVSLVLEPKTAALTFALADAGCEVALFSAVSETDPEVARAVADDGRVAVFAPISSGDAQADAREQARIDAEHAAAVLDWGADYLIDDGSHLIRLAHTERAEALLRLRGAAEETTSGVRPLLEMVDEGSLRIPVIAVNNARTKMDFDNLIGTGQSCVFAIADALEAHAVATGSPYGAISGARWVVIGYGPVGVGVARFAAALGAHVTVVERDPVRALSALHDGFEAGSTEQALPTADVVVSATGVWHTVTAAGFELLRAGAVVAVAGGIDDELAIDDLAAAGWRVEARSEHSAEWISPGADRGVIVLAGGGGVNYSASEGNPIEVMDLSFATQLAALIRLMGEDLAPGVHPILTADEDLVARTALTFRGGSADPAPTSARPGGAAQPWQVHRYRAI
- a CDS encoding amidohydrolase family protein; translation: MSNDSQVTVYSAALVFPVTSPRIADGAVAVQDGRILHVGDRQWVTETLAARGVTFEEEHWDGVLAPGLVNAHTHLQYTHMAEVATRNYRGFDDWGDAFDVAYEKSGHDWAAAAAEGARLSLAAGVTAAADVVTDQAALSALHDAGMHGIAYWEVYGKSNADWSREAREEVRAQIRSIPTPPGAGVSPHAPYSLEVQPLLEIPDIVREEGLRLHIHLAEAHMEREFDGIDGYAGPAGHGSWPELGADSFRALRSHGIGVSSTQFVDHLGVLGPDCHIAHGVYVNAEDRALLRARGTSVALCPRSNEVIGLDMPPVADYLREGNPIAVGTDSLSSSPSLDLLADVGMLYRVARDQGYHAADLHQRLFIAATLGGAAALGLHVGPDRIGQLGVGAVADLAFFDVPAKDPDVALADLVEDGAGRAVRTIIAGVERYRVV
- a CDS encoding ABC transporter substrate-binding protein; this encodes MSRTSRLAAVIAVGAAAILALSGCTSGDTGSEGPTNVTKGKLTIATGEPAYAPWVLDNDPASGKGFEAAVSYAVAEELGYKKSDVVWVRTTFDAAIAPGPKDFDLNVQQFSVSPEREKAVDFSSPYYETTQAVVAAAGTKAAKAKNIADLKDAAIGVASGTTSLKVAEDVIAPTQQLQVFNSVDDTVAALQNGTIDAMVTDLPGAFYVRDAQLENGVIVGQLDSKEGGDEFAFVLPKDSQLTADVSKAIDTLRKNGTLDKLQAEWIADQGAPVLK